One stretch of Oncorhynchus clarkii lewisi isolate Uvic-CL-2024 chromosome 3, UVic_Ocla_1.0, whole genome shotgun sequence DNA includes these proteins:
- the LOC139405890 gene encoding cysteine-rich venom protein ophanin-like isoform X1, protein MFALLVCILTLHEVYTVCNVVKICPDSTAVQAEILNQHNAFRRAVTPTARDMLKMNWSEEAAASAQAWVDTCSMAHGPPSSRMLGDYEMGENLFMSSSSKNWTQIVTAWHSEVIHYSYPNGSINGKSIGHYTQVVWNSSYKVGCGVALCPGSVYFYGCQYYRAGNYRGVAPYKEGATCADCPNSCENKLCTNPCPYINKYVNCAAMKKQAGCSNPLVYAWCPALCLCTSKIIPIAKK, encoded by the exons ATGTTTGCGTTATTGGTTTGCATCCTGACACTGCATGAAGTGTACACTGTGTGCAATGTGGTAA aaATTTGCCCAGACAGCACAGCAGTTCAGGCTGAGATCCTTAACCAGCACAACGCCTTCCGGAGAGCGGTTACGCCAACTGCTAGAGACATGCTCAAGATG AACTGGAGCGAGGAGGCAGCGGCCAGTGCTCAGGCTTGGGTTGACACCTGCTCCATGGCTCATGGCCCACCCAGCAGTCGCATGCTTGGCG ACTACGAAATGGGTGAGAACCTGTTCATGTCCTCCTCTTCTAAGAATTGGACTCAAATCGTTACAGCCTGGCACAGTGAGGTCATACACTACTCCTATCCCAATGGATCTATCAATGGTAAATCCATCGGCCACTACACACAG GTGGTTTGGAACAGTTCATACAAGGTTGGCTGTGGTGTGGCCCTGTGTCCTGGCTCAGTCTACTTCTATGGATGCCAGTATTACAGAGC GGGAAACTACAGAGGAGTGGCTCCATACAAGGAAGGAGCTACATGTGCCGACTGCCCCAACTCCTGCGAAAATAAGCTTTGCA CCAATCCCTGTCCTTACATAAACAAGTATGTCAATTGTGCCGCCATGAAAAAACAGGCCGGGTGCAGTAATCCTTTGGTGTACGCCTGGTGTCCCGCCCTCTGCCTGTGCACCTCCAAAATCATCCCAATAGCAAAGAAGTGA
- the LOC139405890 gene encoding cysteine-rich venom protein ophanin-like isoform X2 — MLKMNWSEEAAASAQAWVDTCSMAHGPPSSRMLGDYEMGENLFMSSSSKNWTQIVTAWHSEVIHYSYPNGSINGKSIGHYTQVVWNSSYKVGCGVALCPGSVYFYGCQYYRAGNYRGVAPYKEGATCADCPNSCENKLCTNPCPYINKYVNCAAMKKQAGCSNPLVYAWCPALCLCTSKIIPIAKK; from the exons ATGCTCAAGATG AACTGGAGCGAGGAGGCAGCGGCCAGTGCTCAGGCTTGGGTTGACACCTGCTCCATGGCTCATGGCCCACCCAGCAGTCGCATGCTTGGCG ACTACGAAATGGGTGAGAACCTGTTCATGTCCTCCTCTTCTAAGAATTGGACTCAAATCGTTACAGCCTGGCACAGTGAGGTCATACACTACTCCTATCCCAATGGATCTATCAATGGTAAATCCATCGGCCACTACACACAG GTGGTTTGGAACAGTTCATACAAGGTTGGCTGTGGTGTGGCCCTGTGTCCTGGCTCAGTCTACTTCTATGGATGCCAGTATTACAGAGC GGGAAACTACAGAGGAGTGGCTCCATACAAGGAAGGAGCTACATGTGCCGACTGCCCCAACTCCTGCGAAAATAAGCTTTGCA CCAATCCCTGTCCTTACATAAACAAGTATGTCAATTGTGCCGCCATGAAAAAACAGGCCGGGTGCAGTAATCCTTTGGTGTACGCCTGGTGTCCCGCCCTCTGCCTGTGCACCTCCAAAATCATCCCAATAGCAAAGAAGTGA